The Microbacterium luteum genome includes a region encoding these proteins:
- the clpS gene encoding ATP-dependent Clp protease adapter ClpS: MTTTPTLPEIEQSVTAGQHFARVWQTVVWNDPVNLMSYVVHVFRTYFGYPRDRAEHLMLAVHHDGHAVVAEGAREQMELHAQAMHDYGLWATVREAPE, translated from the coding sequence ATGACGACGACTCCGACACTCCCAGAGATCGAGCAGTCCGTCACCGCTGGCCAGCACTTCGCACGCGTCTGGCAGACCGTGGTCTGGAACGACCCCGTGAATCTGATGAGCTATGTGGTGCACGTGTTCCGCACGTACTTCGGCTATCCGCGGGATCGCGCCGAGCATCTCATGCTCGCCGTGCACCACGACGGACATGCCGTCGTGGCTGAGGGAGCGCGCGAACAGATGGAGCTTCACGCGCAAGCGATGCACGACTACGGACTGTGGGCGACCGTGAGAGAGGCACCGGAATGA
- a CDS encoding metallopeptidase family protein, with protein MRDMDAETFEALVVDELDRLPDDMVDGLDNVVFVVEDRPEDGSLDLLGLYDGWSLTERDRYGMGELPDRIIVYREPHLDRCADEPELRREVHTTLVHEIAHFYGIDDEKLHELGWA; from the coding sequence ATGCGTGACATGGATGCCGAGACATTCGAGGCGCTCGTCGTGGACGAGCTCGACCGACTGCCCGACGACATGGTGGATGGTCTCGACAATGTCGTGTTCGTGGTGGAGGACCGCCCGGAGGACGGGAGTCTCGATCTGCTCGGCCTCTACGACGGATGGTCGCTGACCGAGCGTGATCGATACGGCATGGGCGAGCTGCCCGATCGCATCATCGTCTACCGCGAGCCCCACCTGGACCGGTGCGCCGACGAGCCGGAGCTGCGCCGCGAGGTGCACACGACGCTCGTTCACGAGATCGCGCACTTCTACGGGATCGACGACGAGAAGCTGCACGAACTGGGGTGGGCATGA
- the gatC gene encoding Asp-tRNA(Asn)/Glu-tRNA(Gln) amidotransferase subunit GatC has translation MSEITPDLVRHLGVLARIQLDDEEVDRLTGQLDAIVDNIAKVSQVATPDVVATSHPIPLQNVFRADEVGHTLTVDEALQNAPDAADGRFRVTAILGEEQ, from the coding sequence GTGTCTGAAATCACCCCCGATCTCGTGCGCCATCTCGGTGTGCTCGCCAGGATCCAGCTCGACGACGAGGAGGTCGACCGCCTCACCGGGCAGCTCGATGCGATCGTCGACAACATCGCGAAGGTGTCGCAGGTGGCGACACCGGATGTGGTCGCCACGAGCCATCCCATCCCGCTGCAGAACGTCTTCCGTGCCGACGAGGTGGGGCACACGCTCACCGTCGACGAGGCGCTCCAGAACGCTCCGGATGCCGCCGACGGCCGTTTCCGCGTGACCGCGATCCTCGGCGAAGAGCAGTAG
- a CDS encoding long-chain-fatty-acid--CoA ligase, with the protein MSATYDPPRPWIHSYAEGVPEDLAEVSGSLVDIVAASARTHPDAPALEFFGRTTSYRDLEVQISRAAAGLREVGVTAGEPVAIVLPNCPQHVVAFYAILRLGAVVVEHNPLYTPVELERQFADHGAKHAIVWSKVAATVQAFSDEVRVDSLVSVDLTTAMPWHTRLALHLPIRKAREGREALTAPTSGTIAWDDVVSATALDASHPRPETDDLALIQYTSGTTGSPKGARLTHRNLLANAAQARAWVPTITRGEGCVVYAVLPMFHAYGLTLCLTFAMSMAARLVLFPRFDPDMVLSVTKKRPATFLPLVPPIARRLLASAEERGVSLAGTGIAISGAMALSHDLVVPFEAATGGYLVEGYGLSECSPVLMANPVAPHRVPGTVGLPLPGTECRVVDPEDPGRDMPPGEAGELIVRGPQVFDGYFRKPEETAAVFAGDWFRTGDIVTIDDAGFVRIVDRIKELVITGGFNVAPTEVENALRRHPSIADAAVVGLPDDRAGEQVVAAVVAAAGQRIDPEAIRAFAREELTPYKVPKRVVVVDELPTSLIGKVLRRQVRDRLLADDV; encoded by the coding sequence GTGTCAGCGACCTACGACCCGCCGCGTCCGTGGATCCACAGCTACGCCGAAGGAGTTCCGGAGGACCTGGCGGAGGTCTCGGGCTCGCTCGTGGACATCGTCGCCGCTTCGGCGCGCACCCACCCCGATGCTCCCGCGCTGGAGTTCTTCGGGCGCACGACGAGCTATCGGGATCTGGAGGTGCAGATCTCTCGAGCCGCCGCCGGGCTGAGGGAGGTCGGGGTGACCGCGGGCGAACCGGTCGCGATCGTCCTTCCCAACTGCCCGCAGCACGTCGTGGCCTTCTACGCGATCCTGCGCCTGGGTGCGGTCGTCGTGGAGCACAATCCGCTCTACACGCCGGTCGAGCTGGAACGCCAGTTCGCCGATCACGGCGCGAAGCACGCCATCGTGTGGTCCAAGGTCGCGGCGACGGTGCAGGCGTTCTCCGACGAGGTACGCGTGGATTCCCTCGTCTCGGTGGATCTCACCACCGCGATGCCCTGGCACACCCGACTGGCGCTGCACCTGCCCATCCGAAAGGCGCGCGAGGGGCGTGAGGCGCTGACGGCGCCCACCTCCGGGACCATCGCCTGGGACGACGTCGTCAGCGCCACCGCCTTGGATGCATCGCATCCGCGACCGGAGACGGACGACCTCGCGCTCATCCAATACACCAGCGGCACGACCGGGTCACCGAAGGGCGCCCGCCTCACGCACCGGAACCTTCTCGCAAACGCGGCGCAGGCCCGAGCATGGGTTCCCACGATCACGCGCGGCGAAGGCTGCGTCGTCTACGCGGTGCTTCCGATGTTCCATGCCTACGGCCTCACGCTCTGCTTGACGTTCGCCATGTCGATGGCGGCCCGCCTGGTGCTCTTCCCTCGCTTCGATCCCGACATGGTGCTGTCGGTCACGAAGAAGCGGCCCGCGACGTTCCTCCCTCTCGTGCCGCCGATCGCACGACGCCTGCTCGCCTCGGCCGAGGAGCGGGGAGTGTCGCTGGCGGGAACCGGCATCGCGATCTCCGGCGCCATGGCGCTCTCACACGATCTGGTCGTGCCCTTCGAGGCGGCCACCGGCGGCTATCTGGTCGAGGGGTACGGCCTGTCGGAGTGCTCCCCCGTCCTGATGGCCAACCCGGTCGCCCCCCACCGCGTCCCTGGAACCGTCGGACTCCCCCTCCCCGGCACGGAGTGCCGCGTCGTGGATCCCGAGGATCCCGGCCGCGACATGCCCCCGGGAGAGGCGGGTGAGCTGATCGTGCGCGGACCGCAGGTCTTCGACGGGTACTTCCGCAAGCCGGAGGAGACCGCCGCCGTCTTCGCGGGCGACTGGTTCCGCACCGGGGATATCGTCACGATCGACGATGCCGGGTTCGTCCGGATCGTCGACCGCATCAAGGAGCTCGTGATCACGGGCGGCTTCAACGTCGCTCCGACCGAGGTCGAGAACGCGCTGCGGCGGCATCCGAGCATCGCCGATGCCGCCGTCGTCGGTCTGCCCGATGATCGTGCCGGTGAACAGGTCGTCGCGGCCGTCGTCGCCGCCGCCGGACAGCGGATCGACCCGGAGGCGATCCGGGCCTTCGCCCGCGAGGAGCTCACGCCCTACAAGGTGCCCAAGCGGGTCGTCGTGGTCGACGAGCTGCCGACATCATTGATCGGCAAGGTGCTGCGGCGGCAGGTGCGCGATCGACTCCTTGCGGACGACGTCTGA
- a CDS encoding BRO family protein: MTAVETFRFGAHGLRALLIDGEPWFVGADVAAVLGYDRTSNMSRMLDEDEKGTHIVSTPGGDQEMLTISEPGLFAAVIRSRIPEAREFKRWVTHEVLPSIRRTGSYAVPETREQLLARAVLEASEAIKEKDEHIAELTPRAEAWDELASADGDYEVADAAKILARAGVETGRQRLFSQLHGLGWIYRGTQGKWTAKQTAVDSGYLREKPQSHHHPRTGELILDPPQVRVTLRGIERLRVRLGVLKPVEMAVVS, from the coding sequence ATGACCGCCGTCGAGACGTTCCGATTCGGAGCGCACGGCCTGCGTGCTCTCCTGATCGACGGCGAGCCGTGGTTCGTGGGGGCCGATGTCGCCGCCGTCCTCGGATACGACCGCACCTCGAACATGTCCCGCATGCTCGACGAGGACGAGAAGGGGACTCACATTGTGAGCACCCCTGGTGGAGATCAGGAGATGCTCACCATCTCCGAGCCGGGTCTCTTCGCGGCCGTGATCCGCTCGCGCATCCCCGAGGCGCGCGAGTTCAAGCGCTGGGTGACGCACGAGGTGCTCCCCAGCATCCGCCGCACCGGTTCGTACGCCGTGCCCGAGACGCGCGAGCAGCTCCTCGCCCGCGCCGTCCTCGAAGCATCCGAGGCGATCAAGGAGAAGGACGAGCACATCGCCGAGCTGACCCCGCGCGCCGAAGCGTGGGACGAGCTCGCATCCGCGGACGGCGACTACGAGGTCGCCGACGCTGCGAAGATCCTCGCCCGCGCCGGCGTCGAGACCGGCCGCCAGCGACTCTTCTCCCAACTCCACGGCCTCGGATGGATCTACCGCGGCACGCAGGGGAAGTGGACTGCGAAGCAGACCGCCGTGGATTCCGGCTACCTCCGGGAGAAGCCGCAGTCCCACCACCATCCCCGCACCGGTGAGCTGATCCTCGATCCGCCGCAGGTGCGCGTCACGCTCCGCGGGATCGAACGGCTCCGGGTGCGCCTCGGTGTCCTCAAGCCCGTCGAGATGGCGGTGGTCTCGTGA
- the gatA gene encoding Asp-tRNA(Asn)/Glu-tRNA(Gln) amidotransferase subunit GatA — translation MTDITNLSAAALADRLAAGEISSVEATQAHLDRIAAVDGDIHAFLHVSDHALDVAADIDRRRASGEVLNALAGVPVAIKDVLVTTDMPSTSGSKILEGYMSPYDATVVARSRTAGLVPLGKTNMDEFAMGSSTEHSAYGPTRNPWDLERIPGGSGGGSAAAVAAYEAPLALGSDTGGSIRQPAHVTGTVGVKPTYGAVSRYGAIALASSLDQVGPVTRTVLDAGLLHDVIGGHDANDSTSLTDSWPSFAEAAREGARGDVLRGLRVGVIRELGEDGFQPGVTAAFRASLSAMEAAGADIVEISAPHFEYGVAAYYLVLPAEASSNLAKFDSVRFGMRVSPRAGATVEDVMAATRDAGFGDEVKRRIILGTYALSAGYYDAYYGSAQKVRTLIQSDFDAAFERVDVIATPTAPTTAFRLGEKLDDPMQMYLNDVTTIPANLAGVPGISIPAGLAAEDGLPVGIQFLAPAREDARLYRVGAALEARLVDSWGGPLLDRAPVRGGAR, via the coding sequence GTGACCGACATCACCAACCTCTCCGCCGCCGCGCTCGCCGACCGCCTCGCTGCCGGCGAGATCTCCAGCGTCGAGGCGACACAGGCCCACCTCGATCGCATCGCCGCCGTCGACGGCGACATCCATGCCTTCCTGCACGTCAGCGACCATGCACTCGACGTCGCCGCGGACATCGACCGTCGTCGCGCGTCCGGCGAGGTCCTCAATGCTCTCGCCGGCGTGCCGGTGGCGATCAAAGACGTGCTCGTGACCACGGACATGCCCTCCACGAGCGGATCGAAGATCCTCGAGGGGTACATGTCGCCGTACGACGCGACCGTCGTCGCGCGTTCGCGTACGGCGGGCCTGGTTCCGCTCGGCAAGACGAACATGGACGAGTTCGCGATGGGCTCGTCCACCGAGCACTCCGCCTACGGGCCGACCCGCAACCCGTGGGACCTGGAACGCATCCCCGGCGGGTCGGGCGGCGGCTCCGCCGCCGCGGTCGCCGCCTACGAAGCGCCCCTCGCGCTCGGCTCCGACACCGGGGGCTCGATCCGGCAGCCGGCGCATGTCACGGGAACGGTCGGGGTGAAGCCGACCTACGGTGCCGTGAGCCGATACGGCGCGATCGCCCTGGCATCGAGCCTGGATCAGGTCGGCCCTGTCACCCGAACGGTGCTCGACGCCGGACTCCTGCACGATGTCATCGGCGGTCATGACGCGAACGACTCCACGTCGCTCACGGATTCCTGGCCGTCCTTCGCCGAAGCCGCCCGAGAGGGCGCGCGCGGCGATGTGCTCCGGGGTCTGCGGGTGGGCGTGATCCGCGAGCTCGGGGAGGATGGATTCCAGCCCGGCGTGACCGCGGCATTCCGCGCGTCGCTGTCGGCGATGGAGGCCGCGGGTGCCGATATCGTCGAGATCAGCGCTCCTCACTTCGAATACGGCGTGGCCGCCTACTATCTCGTGCTGCCCGCCGAGGCATCGAGCAATCTCGCGAAGTTCGACTCCGTGCGCTTCGGCATGCGCGTGAGCCCTCGCGCGGGCGCGACGGTCGAAGACGTCATGGCCGCCACGCGCGATGCGGGGTTCGGCGACGAGGTCAAGCGGCGGATCATCCTGGGCACCTACGCCCTCTCTGCCGGATACTACGACGCCTACTACGGCTCGGCGCAGAAGGTGCGCACGCTCATCCAGTCCGACTTCGACGCCGCCTTCGAGAGGGTCGACGTCATCGCCACCCCGACCGCGCCCACCACGGCGTTCCGCCTCGGCGAGAAGCTCGACGACCCGATGCAGATGTACCTGAACGACGTCACGACGATCCCGGCGAACCTCGCCGGCGTGCCGGGGATCTCGATTCCGGCCGGCCTCGCGGCGGAGGACGGCCTGCCCGTCGGCATCCAGTTCCTCGCGCCCGCTCGCGAGGACGCCCGTCTGTACCGTGTCGGGGCCGCACTCGAGGCTCGTCTTGTCGATTCATGGGGAGGTCCGCTTCTGGACCGCGCACCTGTCCGAGGAGGGGCACGCTGA
- a CDS encoding helix-turn-helix domain-containing protein, with translation MSNISELRPAADHTRAARAAYVHDSLKAERWSVRAAALAIGITNSVLATRMNGTTAFLADELESIARLLKVDPVQFYAGYLAAGDPETPEVRPMD, from the coding sequence ATGTCGAACATCTCCGAGCTTCGCCCGGCTGCTGACCACACGCGAGCCGCCCGTGCCGCCTACGTGCACGACTCACTGAAGGCCGAGCGCTGGTCCGTCCGCGCTGCCGCCCTCGCTATCGGCATCACCAACAGCGTCCTCGCGACGCGCATGAACGGAACGACCGCATTCCTGGCCGATGAGCTCGAGTCGATTGCTCGCCTGCTCAAGGTCGACCCGGTGCAGTTCTACGCCGGCTACCTTGCGGCCGGCGACCCGGAGACTCCGGAAGTGCGACCTATGGATTAG
- a CDS encoding DUF2017 family protein: protein MTDAKTVILEITPLEATHLTDLVTQFDELLQASRPTEDPAVARLVPDAYTDDPQGSAEFRRLTEPTLLERRSDDAAMVVASLAPLLAEDPTDLEPVGLPLDPPTAAAWVRCLAALRLVLAERLGIRTESDGEVDDPRFGVYEWLGFRLDGLMTALDD from the coding sequence ATGACCGACGCCAAGACCGTGATCCTCGAGATCACTCCACTCGAGGCGACGCACCTCACCGACCTCGTCACGCAGTTCGACGAGCTGCTTCAGGCGTCACGACCGACGGAGGACCCGGCGGTCGCGCGACTGGTCCCCGATGCGTACACCGACGACCCGCAGGGCTCAGCCGAATTCCGCCGCCTCACCGAGCCGACCCTCCTGGAGCGGCGCAGCGACGACGCCGCGATGGTGGTGGCGTCGTTGGCGCCCCTGCTCGCGGAGGATCCGACCGACCTCGAGCCGGTGGGACTTCCCCTGGATCCGCCCACCGCGGCCGCGTGGGTACGCTGCCTGGCCGCCCTGCGACTCGTGCTCGCCGAGCGCCTCGGGATCCGGACGGAGAGCGACGGCGAGGTCGATGATCCCCGCTTCGGCGTCTACGAATGGCTGGGATTCCGTCTCGACGGCCTGATGACGGCTCTCGACGACTGA
- the gatB gene encoding Asp-tRNA(Asn)/Glu-tRNA(Gln) amidotransferase subunit GatB — MAGGKLMDFDEALERFEPVLGFEVHVELNTRTKMFSGAPNPAHPDNHDAAPNTLVAPVDMGLPGSLPVVNEQAIRSSISLGLALGCSIAPSSRFARKNYFYPDLGKNYQISQYDEPIAFEGRVEVELEDGTIVEVPIERAHMEEDAGKLTHMGGATGRIQGAEYSLVDYNRAGVPLVEIVTKPIFGAEHRAPDIAKAYVATIRDIVRSLGISEARMERGNLRCDANVSLRPRAAAGQPVAPLGTRTETKNVNSMRSVERAVRYEIQRQAAILADGGAIVQETRHWHEDTGTTSPGRPKSDADDYRYFPEPDLLPVAPAPDLVEKLRAALPEAPAAHRRRLKAAWGFTDLEFQDVRNGGLLSEVEATVAAGCAPAAARKWWTGEISRIANAQGAEPGALVTPADVAALQALVVAGTLTDKLARQVLEAMIAGEGTPQEIVDARGLAVVSDDGALVAAIDEALAAQPDVLEKIRDGKVQAAGAIIGAVMKAMRGQADAARVRELILERAAQ, encoded by the coding sequence ATGGCCGGTGGCAAGCTGATGGACTTCGACGAGGCGCTCGAGCGCTTCGAGCCCGTGCTCGGGTTCGAGGTGCACGTCGAGTTGAACACCCGCACCAAAATGTTCTCCGGTGCGCCCAATCCCGCCCACCCCGACAACCACGACGCCGCGCCGAACACCCTGGTGGCTCCCGTGGACATGGGGCTTCCCGGTTCACTGCCGGTGGTGAACGAGCAGGCGATCCGCTCATCGATCAGTCTGGGCTTGGCGCTCGGGTGCTCCATCGCCCCGTCGAGCCGATTCGCACGCAAGAACTACTTCTATCCCGACCTGGGGAAGAACTACCAGATCTCGCAGTACGACGAACCCATCGCCTTCGAGGGGAGAGTCGAGGTGGAGCTCGAGGACGGAACGATCGTCGAGGTCCCCATCGAGCGTGCGCACATGGAGGAGGACGCCGGAAAGCTCACCCACATGGGCGGTGCCACGGGCCGCATCCAGGGGGCGGAATACTCGCTGGTCGACTACAACCGCGCCGGCGTTCCGCTGGTCGAGATCGTCACCAAGCCGATCTTCGGTGCGGAGCACCGCGCGCCCGATATCGCGAAGGCCTACGTCGCCACGATCCGCGACATCGTGCGATCGCTGGGCATCTCGGAAGCGCGGATGGAGCGCGGCAACCTGCGCTGCGACGCGAACGTCTCCCTGCGGCCGCGGGCCGCAGCGGGACAGCCGGTGGCGCCGCTGGGCACCAGAACCGAGACGAAGAACGTCAACTCGATGCGCTCGGTCGAGCGCGCCGTGCGCTACGAGATCCAGCGACAGGCCGCGATCCTGGCCGATGGCGGCGCGATCGTGCAGGAGACCCGCCACTGGCACGAGGACACCGGCACCACGTCACCTGGGCGCCCGAAGTCCGACGCGGACGACTATCGTTACTTCCCCGAGCCGGATCTGCTGCCCGTCGCGCCGGCGCCCGACCTGGTCGAGAAGCTTCGCGCGGCCCTTCCGGAAGCGCCGGCGGCGCATCGTCGTCGCCTGAAGGCCGCGTGGGGGTTCACCGACCTGGAATTCCAGGACGTCCGCAACGGCGGACTGCTCTCGGAGGTCGAGGCGACCGTCGCCGCCGGGTGTGCGCCCGCTGCCGCCCGCAAGTGGTGGACGGGTGAGATCAGCCGCATCGCGAACGCGCAGGGTGCCGAGCCGGGAGCGCTCGTCACGCCGGCCGATGTCGCGGCCCTGCAGGCGCTGGTCGTGGCCGGCACCCTCACCGACAAGCTCGCACGGCAGGTGCTCGAGGCGATGATCGCCGGCGAGGGCACACCGCAGGAGATCGTCGACGCACGTGGTCTTGCCGTCGTCTCCGACGACGGCGCGCTCGTGGCGGCGATCGACGAAGCCCTGGCCGCACAGCCCGACGTGCTCGAGAAGATCCGGGACGGCAAGGTACAGGCCGCCGGAGCGATCATCGGTGCCGTCATGAAAGCGATGAGGGGGCAGGCCGACGCCGCACGGGTGCGGGAGCTCATCCTGGAGCGCGCCGCGCAGTGA
- the orn gene encoding oligoribonuclease yields MAGSENDRLVWIDCEMTGLDLAVDELVEIAVVVTDFELRVLDPGFQVVIKPSQTALANMNDFVTSMHESSGLLDELPAGVSLADAQAQTLAYIRRFAPLPSKAPLAGNTIGTDRMFLAKYMPDVDDYLHYRNVDVSSIKELSRRWYPRAYIHAPAKDGGHRALADIKESIRELAYYRQAVFVPEPGPTSDHARTAAASVVSSFAPIM; encoded by the coding sequence ATGGCCGGGAGCGAGAACGACAGACTCGTATGGATCGACTGCGAGATGACGGGTCTCGACCTTGCGGTCGACGAACTCGTCGAGATCGCCGTCGTGGTGACCGATTTCGAGCTGCGTGTGCTCGACCCGGGATTCCAGGTCGTGATCAAGCCGTCCCAGACCGCGCTGGCCAATATGAACGACTTCGTCACCTCGATGCACGAGTCCTCCGGGCTTCTCGACGAACTCCCCGCAGGCGTCAGCCTCGCGGACGCGCAGGCGCAGACTCTCGCGTACATCCGCCGATTCGCCCCCCTGCCGAGCAAGGCCCCGCTGGCCGGCAACACCATCGGAACGGACCGCATGTTCCTGGCGAAGTACATGCCCGACGTCGACGATTACCTGCACTATCGGAACGTCGACGTTTCCAGCATCAAGGAGCTCTCCCGACGCTGGTATCCCCGCGCATACATTCACGCGCCGGCGAAAGACGGCGGCCATCGCGCGCTCGCCGACATCAAGGAGTCGATCCGCGAACTGGCCTACTACCGCCAGGCGGTCTTCGTGCCGGAGCCCGGCCCGACGAGCGATCACGCACGCACCGCCGCGGCATCCGTCGTGTCGTCGTTCGCTCCGATTATGTGA
- a CDS encoding helix-turn-helix domain-containing protein — MTQTTSRIADKVRGVAAEKRFTQGAIAQALGIARSSVAERLAGRVSFTADEILKLSAAMDVPVSRFFPEPSLERVA; from the coding sequence ATGACGCAGACCACTTCACGAATTGCGGACAAAGTACGCGGCGTCGCGGCTGAGAAGCGGTTCACCCAGGGCGCGATTGCTCAGGCGCTGGGCATCGCACGCAGCAGCGTAGCTGAGCGGCTCGCCGGTCGGGTCTCCTTCACGGCGGACGAGATTCTCAAGCTCTCTGCCGCGATGGACGTCCCGGTCTCACGGTTCTTCCCGGAGCCCTCCCTGGAGCGTGTCGCATGA
- the dinB gene encoding DNA polymerase IV → MGRGDGSGRIVSAAGADDTGAGILHVDMDAFYAAVEVLDDPSLAGKPIIVGAPKGRGVVSSASYEARRFGVRSAMPVGQALRLCPTATVVPPHFERYIALSRQVMDIFRDVTPLVEPLSIDEAFLDVRGARRLWGRPGEIARMLRRKVRDETGLTCSIGAAATKHVAKMASTISKPDGLLIVAEADTQRFLAARSVRALWGVGPKAAEALESRGLRTVADVLDAPTSVLEHALGSAMAHRVWHLSRGIDPREVTTERVEKSVGHEETFGEDIDDPRVLRSEFRRLADRVAARLRSHGWEAGVVAVKVRLSDFTTLSRSQTLAEPTSVGQRIGETAIELFETVARDLPVRLIGVRGEKLRSSGSGALALWDDDEDWRRVEDALDGATAKFGKGAVTRATLLGPARAGGAAPSHPRADHPPAH, encoded by the coding sequence ATGGGACGCGGGGACGGTTCGGGGCGCATCGTGTCCGCCGCGGGCGCGGATGACACGGGGGCGGGAATCCTCCACGTCGACATGGACGCGTTCTATGCGGCGGTGGAGGTGCTCGACGACCCTTCCCTGGCCGGGAAGCCGATCATCGTCGGTGCGCCGAAGGGGCGCGGGGTCGTCTCGAGCGCGTCGTACGAGGCCCGGCGCTTCGGCGTGCGCTCGGCGATGCCCGTGGGGCAGGCGCTGCGCCTCTGCCCGACGGCGACCGTCGTCCCGCCGCACTTCGAGCGCTACATCGCCCTGTCGCGGCAGGTGATGGACATCTTCCGGGATGTCACGCCCCTTGTCGAGCCGCTGTCCATCGACGAGGCCTTCCTCGACGTGCGCGGGGCGCGACGACTCTGGGGGAGACCTGGGGAGATCGCACGGATGCTGCGGCGGAAGGTCCGCGATGAAACCGGCCTCACGTGCAGCATCGGCGCAGCGGCCACGAAGCACGTCGCGAAGATGGCGTCGACGATCAGCAAGCCCGACGGGCTGCTCATCGTGGCCGAGGCAGACACGCAGCGTTTCCTCGCTGCCCGCTCGGTACGCGCGCTGTGGGGCGTGGGGCCCAAAGCGGCGGAAGCGCTCGAATCGCGCGGACTGCGCACCGTCGCCGACGTTCTCGACGCACCCACATCGGTGCTCGAGCACGCTCTCGGCTCCGCGATGGCCCACCGCGTGTGGCACCTCTCCCGCGGGATCGACCCCCGCGAGGTCACGACGGAGCGGGTGGAGAAGAGCGTCGGGCACGAGGAGACCTTCGGCGAAGACATCGACGACCCGCGCGTGCTCCGCTCCGAGTTCCGGCGCCTCGCCGATCGTGTGGCGGCTCGGCTCCGATCGCACGGGTGGGAGGCCGGCGTCGTCGCGGTGAAGGTGCGTCTGTCCGACTTCACCACCCTGTCGAGATCGCAGACTCTCGCTGAGCCGACGTCCGTCGGTCAGCGGATCGGGGAGACCGCGATCGAGCTGTTCGAGACGGTGGCGCGGGATCTGCCGGTGCGCCTGATCGGGGTCCGCGGAGAAAAGCTCCGTTCGTCCGGCAGCGGAGCGCTGGCGCTCTGGGACGACGATGAGGACTGGCGGCGCGTCGAAGACGCGCTCGACGGCGCGACGGCGAAGTTCGGGAAGGGCGCTGTGACACGGGCCACCCTTCTCGGTCCCGCGAGAGCCGGTGGTGCCGCGCCGTCGCATCCGCGGGCCGACCACCCGCCCGCACACTGA